The Musa acuminata AAA Group cultivar baxijiao chromosome BXJ2-2, Cavendish_Baxijiao_AAA, whole genome shotgun sequence genome contains the following window.
CTCTCTGTATGCTGCAGTCTTTTCACAAATTGCGACTGGTTTGCTTTCGAAGATGAAAGTGCCTTGGAAACCCTGGATAGGATGGATGACATCAATCTAAATGAGACGTCCAGTGGTGGTAACAGCAGTGATGATGAGGTAGTGGTTGGAGTAGAGGAGCCTACCAAAATTGTGCTGCCTGAAGACAAGTGTACTGTTTCTGACTCAGATTTCAATGCCGACAATACAAGCACAGCTGATGAATCCCTCAATGAGCTATCAACAGACGTAATGAAACTAAATGTTGCAGATGTGAATCCTTTCGAGTTTGAAATTGCTGAGAATGTGGACCTTTTTAATGATCAACAGCAGCCTGAATGGGTGGGCTGGCGTGAAGCTTCCGATATTCAGGTGGATGAACCTACTGATTTTTCAACCCAGTTGAATTCCGGGGAAACTGCTGCAAGCACATCGGTTAGTACGATTGGTGTGCTTGCAGGTAGCAGTGCTTCTACTGTATCAGAATTTGGTGAGTTGGCAAAAGTAGACGAGACCACCCATTGTTCATTTGAAGAGGACGCAGAGTTTGTTGGTGCAGATATTGAAGTAGGCAGAGCCATGGAAGATGAGGTTACTGCACCCAAGAGAAACTTCCTTCTCAAGGATGAAACTGCGATTTTGGAGTTCAACAAGAGTCATTGGCGTATCGAACCTGAGGTAGGTGTAGTTCAGGAATAGAGAATTAAATGTAAGTAGTACAGTTCTTACAGCAGTGGGACGTGTACAGTGGCATTTATTCAGAAGTGCATCTGGCGACAGATGTACGTGTACTGTCCTATTATAATTTTGTCCGCTGAGATTTGCCATGTAGCTTTGCTTCTGTAATTTGTCTTTTCAATAAACACTTGAACAGTACTATGCTTGTGTGTCAAATTGGCTATTTGTCAAGGGAAATTAATTTGCTCATCATTCAGTTTAATGTGTTCAATGATCACCGAGGAGCCGCTGCCTTGAGTCGGGCAGTTGCTGGTCTACCATTCTGCTCACTATATATAACGGATCAGTTGCTTTATTCGGCATTACTAGACAACTAATGACTTGCTGACATGCTAACCTTTAGCTATATTCATTTGCTGCAATCGTTACGGAGCGAAATTATTGAACATGTCATGCTGCAGTTATTGCTTGAGCATATATGGGTGTGACGAGGAATTAGTTTATCGTGCATTCACATAGGGAAGCTTTGTGTTTGTCGACTTAGCAGCTGGATTCCGGTGGATTGCCCTGGCATTTAAACTTGGGGAAGATAGTGCTGCAAGGCTACTCGACCGGGCCGGGCCGAATGTGGAACCACATAACAATGGCAGTAATATAACGGTGTGGTGGTGGTTCGGTGGCCGAGGGACGGAGAGATCGGAAGAATGGCCTTAACATCTCTGGGCCTGTCTCACTCCTCTCCGTCCCCTTCTCTTCCCTCCTCCGCCCCTTCCTCTCCTATGAGCCACAAGACGCTTTCTCTGTTGCTTCCTAGGGTTTTGGTTTCTCCctccggcagcagcagcagccgcagcGGTGGGGGTGAACAGCTCCTCCGTGGATCTCCCCATTTCGGAGTGTACACGACCGCAACAGGTATCTCGCTTACTGATCGCCCTTCTCCATAAGGAAAAGGATCAGAATTCTATTTTTCTATTAGGAAAAAGATGGGCTTTCTCCTCGGATCGTGTTCTAGATGCCAAGATTATATGTAGCAATTGAGCAGTTgttccctttttcttttcctcctctAAATCGACTACTTTCTCATAATGTTTCTCAAATATCGGTTCTATATCTTTCTCAAACAGACGCATTGACCTCGAAGCAATTATAACACGGTAACTTGGGATGTTTATCCAACTAATTGATTTAATTATATGAAACTGGGTCTGGCTCTGGTGTTTACCTAACTCGGTGATAGCAATCAAAGCTGTTCTGTACCTTCTGTTCCGTCTTTTGGTTCCTTTCTCAGTTAATTTTACATAAGgtgattattaattttaattctgTTTGTTAATAAGAACTCATGCTTGTTTGTGCTTAAATTTGATTAATTAATCTTGTTAGCTATGAATTTCGTGCTTCATTGCAAATCATGTTTGTAAGAGGGATTTGTATGACTGGTTGTGGTTGTTGCATTTTGAAACCCTTAAATAACGCTAGCTTAATTTGCCTGTAACTAGGGTTAGCTTAATTTGGTCTTTTTGCGTTTTGTATATCATTTGTCAACTTTGATGAATAAATACTCTACGATGGCCATTATTTACTGGATTATTTTTAGCCAAGGAAACTTTCCTTGAGTATGACTTAATTCTTGAAGTGGATGACACAGGATAGAATTCTTTGGGGTCAAATTAGAAAAAGAACAGAATATGTTCTATTGGAAAAGTGTTGCTTGTCTCCCTTGCCGATGCCACTTTTAAAATATGGAGATTCTGTGTTATAATTAGTGGATTTAGCTGATGCCAATGTGATACAGAGGTTTTGAGGATGGTGTATCTTTGTATGGAGTTAATATCATTTAGAGGCAATTCTATTTTGGCTTGGGTTTGTTGTTAGAAtttggattggattggattggtATGAATCAATCAAACTCAATTGGAGCTGACTGATCTTGGCAATTTCTAGCCAAATTAACAACTATAGAAAGAATAAAGAGGGGAGCagaagtagaagaagagaaatttgagATGGATGAAAGCCCAAAAAGAAACATGTCACTATGATTAAGAAATCGAGGAGAAGACACTGCCAATATTGCATTTGTTATATATTGCGACCAACATACTTTCATTGTATGATACGACTACTatctattttaaataaatatattgttattattttataatggattaatttacaatattttcattgttagtttttatgaatttttaattttttttacattttatatgtTAATTTCACTTTTTTGAAAgcttgatatttttataatacgAAGGTAAAacaattatgttataatatttttattttcacatgatttttatatattttctttattttgaaattttggTTTTTATTAGTGAGTCCGAACCGATAAATCTGGCCCAACTGAACTTGTCAATTCTACTTGTATTATCTTTAATGAATTCCAATCTTCAAACCAATATTATTAATCATGTTTTATATTGGTTGTCATATCTGTATTGGATATATGTTACATATGATACTTGTTAGATATTGCTAACATACATGTCAAATACTTCCTTGAAATATTGATTTTTATcaattattaaaaacaacatatacTGTTAGGATGGCTAGTGAATGTTTCATCAATATATGGAAGAATTTTGTCTTCCTTGAGTATTGATTTGACAAGGTGGATTTTCTATTAGTACGTTTATTGGTTGTTTTGTGCAATAAGCCCATAATGATCTGATGGACTAACTTATACCAGTGAGTACATCTGTCTTCTAATACCAGTTTGCTTCATGCTTTTTCTTCAGATTAAAATTACATGTGATGTTTATTGACCGTACAAGCTTGCGAGGGAGCAAAAATATGGAATTAATCGTATCCAATAACAAATTTTGTTGCAGATCAATAAGTTCTGCTGTTCAGAATTAAGCTTTGCTGTCACCTAGTATCTCTTATTTCACACATGTTGCCATCTTGGTTCTAAACATGAAAGAAACTTCATCGGTTATCAAATTAGTGTCTTTAGGTACAATAGGTTTTTGTTTCTTTCGTTGCCCACTAGGTTTAATTTTGTAATTCCATGTGTGCACTGTGGTGTAGGTACTTGCAGGGCTAGTCAAGCTGTTGATTTGTTCCCATCTGTGTGGCCCGAAGTTACTGTTCGAGATGCACGGCTGGAGGACTGTTGGGAAGTGGCAGATACTCACTGTAGTTGCTTCTTTCCAGATTATACATTCCCAGTCGATCTTGTTTTGAGGATTGACCGGTTTGTAGGATTGCTCTCTGGGTTCTCAGTTCCTCCAGGTTGCATGAGGACATGTCTCGTTGCTGTCACTGATAGTCCATTCAATGATAAATTATATATTGGATGTGAGGATTTTAAACTTGGAGGTTttgaaggaaaattcagcatcaaCAGAGGATCTGTAGCTGGAATTCTTACAGTTGACACAGTCGCTGATTTCCTTCCTAGGAAAGGTCTGCTTCGACAAAGAAGGTAGTTTATAGTTCCCATGGTTAGTTGGGTGGCCAATCATCCAGCAGAAAAATCACCTTGTACCTTTTGCATCAGAGTTCCATCTAATCGAAATCTATTGTATGACAGTTTTGTCTATTCTTAGCTGCAAGAATATTGACATGGTTCTAGAATTTTCTGAGCTGCAAAAATATTGACATGCTTCTTTTTTTGTCCATATAGAACTGGGATTGCATATATCTCAAATGTTGCAGTTCGGGAGGCAGACAGACGAAAGGGGATTGCCAAGATGCTTGTCGCCAAGGCAGAGGCTCGAGCCCGGAGTTGGGGATGCCGATCAATGGCATTGCACTGTGATGTAAACAACTTAGCTGCCATGAGATTATACAAAGGCCAGGGCTTCAAATGCATCAAAGTGCCAGAGAATGCAAAATGGCCAGAACCCAAGACCTCGCCGGGCATCCAATTCAACTTCATGATGAAACTCCTGGTCCCTGATGCAACTCCTTGATCAAAGTTTGTGATGGGTCATACACCTGTTCAGATTCTCCAAGGTTATTGGTGGGTGGTGTATATTGTGTGTGTAGAACAACAAAACAACACTCAAAACTGCTGTGGACATTGTATTTTCCTGGTGTCAACTGTAAAGCTACTGGGAGACTTGAGGTAATCATTGTACCATTAAGGATAATGCTAAAATGAAATGTTCTATGATTACTATATTATTCTTAGTCCGAAGCTGCTGCGAGGGAGAGAACAGTAGAGTCGAATATCGGTCATGGCTCCCATGTAATAATACAGTGCAAGTAATTAATGTGCAACAAATGTTTTATGTTCCATTTGATGTGACAGATTAAAATTCTCTTACTAAAATTATTTTTGGTTTTCGCCTTATTGTGTTCTGGATGGAATGTGACGGGATCACTGGTTTTAGGAGTTAGCATATGATATTGGGGCAACATAGCTGGATGAATTTGTGTCCAAGAATGTCATGGCCATCTTCATCTTGGATCACATAGCCTAGCAATCCATCCATGTTAACTTTGATCCATCTCGCAAGTTGTCTGTCATTTGTCTTAAAATTGGATTTGTATTGTTTCCTCCCTTTATGTTCAACATTTCTAGCATAAGAAGTAGTGATAACTGAGTCTTGGGCCCAAACACCCTTAAAACTAGGATTTCGCTAATAAAAAACCattaccttcatagatttccAAAAAATCATAGTTAGTTGCCTTTTAATAGCTCTGAGGATCATCTCAGTGTCTCCTTCCTTGATTCAATCATCATTCTCCTAGGTTAGTAATGCCAAGTGCCTACCGACGGGAAGGTTGGAATGCCATTTGGGCTCAACATTACCGCACCACAAAGCTACCTTTTTGTGATCTCATCTTGGAATCTATTGAGCACTTCGTTTACAACGTCAAATCTCTGTTTCTGTTTGGTCCTTCGCTTCTAACAACTTGGGTTTCCATTTTCGATTCTTCAATGATTAGTTGACTAGGTTTTGGATCAAAGAAAACAAAGTTTAGTCCACCGTGAGCTTCTTCATGCCTTGATTAACTACTCAATTTTGGGGACTTTGGGTTGCTCGAAATGACAAGATCTTTCAACATAGGGTGCCAAGGGCTATTGGAATTTGGAGGAAAGCTGTGGTTAATGCTAGCTCCCATCCTAAAAGACTACATTCTGATGGGACAAACCTACACAATGTCACCTTATTCATGCGAACTCTACCTCCCCAAGGCTGCCTTGAGATCAATACTGATGTGTCTACCTCTTTGCAGGAGGGATGAAGTGGGGTATTGTAGATTTGTTGTGCACAAGCCTACTCTACATCTTTCGCAATGGCTGCCAAGGAGAGCCTTCTCCGTACTTGGCATGAGGGATTCTTAGTAGCGACTTAATGATTCTCAAGAACTGGATTGAAGGCAATACTACTGCGTCTTTAGATATCAGAAATCTGTTTGTTGACAATCACTAAATTACATCTCTAAACTTCAAATCTTTTGTTATATGTACACTACTGCTATCGAGAGTGTAACAAAGCAGCTCATTGGGTTGCAACTAAAACGAGATGTTACCActcactattattattattattattattattattattatttgaataaaaaaaatcgTAAGCCCCTTCTAAATCTAATCTTCCATCACAAGAGTCCCATGCAATATCCATATTTTGTAGATACCAATAACTGAGTTAATGAGGTCTCATGATCCATCTTAACAAGAGATTCCTATCATCGCTGCATAAAATAgaatcatatttatttattttttataaaaataaattatgaagaCGAGATTCAAACTTATGATAAACTATCAAGACTTTTATTAACTAATTTTGCTGACACCACATCTAAGTTGATATATAGCAATAATAAATAATTCATTAAATTTCAGCTGATGTTCTTATATGTCCGAATGTGCATGTGGTACTCATACCACGCAAAGGAACAGTGTAAGCACAGAGTTTATTAGGATTAGGTTTGTGATAGGTTATTAATTACTTTGCCATGCAAAATGCTTAccctaaaaaaaatctaaaaaataaatcTGTCACGGAAGTTCATCAATCACGCAAAAATCTAACTGATAAATCTACCATAGAAGTTTCATCAAACACGTTTCGATCCGTCGTAGATCGAGTTTTCTTTCCGCGATCTATGGCTTTCTTAAGTCTTCTTTAATGAATATTTGCGTCGTTAACGAACTAAGCTTGGGGTCAACGCATCCACATGACAGTCAACATCATGCAATTAGACCGGTCGGTCGTTCGTTAGATTCGAAATCACGATTCGTTCATGACCAGATTAAGTTGATGGGACTCAGATAGCGTGTGTGATGGTCGTCCACTGGTGGATCGAATTAGGCACGCATCACGGCGTAGTTTTCTCCATCATGGATAGCATGAGAAAGCACGATATAATTTCTAGAAACATGCATGATCTGCTTAATTGGCTCATGACGATGAGTTAGGCCTGCGCTAATTTCCAAAGAAATTAGGCGTATGTTCGTCTAATTTTGACTCTAAGTTTCAGGCTGGTGTGGCGTCGATCGATTACGTGCTCATTCTTCTGATGACACTTGTCTATCAATCGTCATCGGGTTGAGTCTTCCAATCGTCTGGTTTTGACCTCTGTTTCCAATGGCAGTGGCAAAGCCGGTCGTATACGCAAGTATCCGTGGAGGCTACAGGAAGGCGCTTTGTCCTCCATCCGCAGTAGATGTTCCTATCGAATTCATGTGGCCGAAGAAATCCTAAGCTCAGCTTCTTTAATTTGTAGGGATTCGAGTCAATAACAGATCTGTATCATGCTTCATAAATTAAATTacgattttaataaataa
Protein-coding sequences here:
- the LOC135605324 gene encoding GCN5-related N-acetyltransferase 4, chloroplastic-like, which translates into the protein MALTSLGLSHSSPSPSLPSSAPSSPMSHKTLSLLLPRVLVSPSGSSSSRSGGGEQLLRGSPHFGVYTTATGTCRASQAVDLFPSVWPEVTVRDARLEDCWEVADTHCSCFFPDYTFPVDLVLRIDRFVGLLSGFSVPPGCMRTCLVAVTDSPFNDKLYIGCEDFKLGGFEGKFSINRGSVAGILTVDTVADFLPRKGLLRQRRTGIAYISNVAVREADRRKGIAKMLVAKAEARARSWGCRSMALHCDVNNLAAMRLYKGQGFKCIKVPENAKWPEPKTSPGIQFNFMMKLLVPDATP